One Oryctolagus cuniculus chromosome 7, mOryCun1.1, whole genome shotgun sequence genomic window, TGATCACTGGCGGAGTCCTAGCCACGGTGATCCTCCTGTGTATCATCGCTGTCCTGTGCTACTGTAGGCTCCAGGTCAGTGCCCGGGGCCGCGGGACGTGGGAGGCAGCCGTCGAGGCTGGGAGTTGGACGGTGGTCTGCGGGCAGCTGTGCACCCTTGGGCCCATCCGGAGCGTGCGTGCCGGGCTGCGGGCGTGTGGCGCCTTCAGCACCTCGGAGAGTTCTCGAGTGGTGGGAGGAGCGCCCAGCTGGGGAGACGCGGCCCTGACCTCACGGCGGCGTGCGtggggcccctgcctctctgccccgcAACCCCGGCCCAGGGTTAACACGCTGAGAAGGAGGGGAACGAAGGGCGGGCCTCCCAGAGCTGGGACTGTCACTTGCGCTCGTGGACCAGGGTGGGGTCTCCGGGGCTCAGATGAATGCCCAGGCCTCCAGCGGAGcgggagttggggggtggggacgCGCACCTGCACCTGCGCCGAGGCGCGCTGAGCGGCCCcccactcctctccctgcccccagtaTTACTGCTGCAAGCAGAGCGCAGCCGAGGATGCGGACGAAGAGGAGGAGCACGACCTGCCCGCGCATCCCCGAGGCCCCGCCTGCAACGCCTGCAGCTCCCAAGCCCTGGACGGCAGAGGCGGCCTGGCGCCCCTCCTCGGCGAGCCGTGCAGCCAGCCGTGCGGGGTGGCGGCGAGCCACTGCGCCACCTGCTCCCCGTACAGCTCCCCCTTCTACATACGGACAGCTGACCTGGTGCCCAATGGGGGTGGAGGCGAGAGGCTCTCCTTTGCCCCCACATACTACAAAGAGGGGGGACCCCCAGCGCTCAAACTCGCAGCGCCCCAGAGTTACCCGGTGACCTGCCCAGGGCGCGAGGTCTTCACCAATCCAAGGGCTATTAGTACAGACGTGTGACCCCTTTCACCCCCGCCCCGCACACTCACTAACGCGGCTGCCCAGCTGGGGCCATGGCAACAGGGCTGGCCCTCCCGAAGCCCCACAGGACTCCCTATCTTTGGGTTTTCTTGCTCCACAGTGGAAGGTTCACCGGCATCCAAGCCATCGCGGGCATTGGGAACCAGAGATGGGCCTGGTAGCTTGAGGGTGGGACAGTCCTCTGGCCGTCCTGCCCCCACACCGCCCCTGTCACTGCCCCCCTTCCCCTACAGCCCCTGATTTTGCTGGACTGGGGACAGGAGCTGTAGGAAGGTGAAACAAGGACTCTGTCAAGGACAGAAGTGGGGACCAGGCCATTCCAGGATGCGGGAGAAGGCAAGGCATGTTAAAGGGACCTCTTAAAGACTTGCTGGCTATAATGCACAGGCCAGTTTTGCATCTTGGTTACTGCCGGCGCCATGACTGCTCCGGTAGGGCGGTTGATGCCTGAACACACCGCCTGTTTCTGCCGCCTCCTTCGGGGAACACAGCGCAGTTGACTTTAAGGCCACGTGAGGTCATCTGTGGGGACCTGCACCAAATAGCAACACCACCCCACCCCTTACCACCAGCAGACGCCCCGGGCGTTTAACCCGCCAGGCGCTGGAACCCTGACCCGCAGACAGCATGAAGGAAAGGTGGACACAATGGCCCGGCGTGCAGctggctgggagaggcagagccGCAGCCTTTCCTGGGTTCTGCCTGTGAGGCCACAGCGCGGGGCCACGCAGGCTCCCGAGGACAAGAAGGGTGTGGCTAGTGAGTGGCAGGTCGTCCCATACCCCAGTGCCCTGGTGATGTCCCGCCCCCACTTCCTCTCGTAACAGTGGCCTTTTGCTTTTTGGAGAAGCGCATATGATGACTTTTCGGGTTGCTGGCGCAGGAGCCCAGCCTGCTCCTGTGTCCCTGGACACTACAGAGGGTGCCCCAGGGTGGGGACTGGCCCCTCTGTCAAAGTCTTGATTCCTTGGGTGCAGCCgaggggaggcagggggctcGAAGCCAGCACTTGGCCACCTGGGCTCTGGTCGCATTTTAGTGGCTCATTAGCACTAGGATTAGTCAATTTCACCTAGACTGTTTTCTCCAGGGCAATGGGGCTTGCCCAGATGGACCTCCAGAGTGTTCCACCAGAAAGATCTTACAGCCAGGCCACTGCCCCTGCAGGGATGCTTGGTGAGGGATGAAAGGCCGCAATAAAACACAAATCAGAGACAAAACCACGGTCAGGGTCAGCGAAAGCATGTCTGACCCTCCCACTGAGTGCCCTCCAAGGCCAGCCTTTCTCTTGCACCAGGAAGcagctgggggcaggtgggggtggcAGTGATGAGATGTGTGGCCCAGCACAGAGGGGACGGCTTTCACATACCCCATCcgtgccagccctgccctgggcgtTCTGCTGGGCCCAGCAGCCCTCCCCACTGCCCGACCACCAACCCCAGTGCCTTGCTCCCCGGCAGCCCCACagccagttggccacaacagccacggccCTCCTCACCAAAACCACCGTGTCATGGCACCTGCCCTCAGGAAAATCAGGACAGCCCACTCAACCCTCACCCCAGCGGGACCTACCGGGGGCCCTTCGTGCACAACACCCTgtcccagcctccagcactggAGAGATGGTGGCCGGCCACAGCTGTCCCCACACAGCCCCCGGTGCTCAGGGCACAGGCTCCGACCCGGGCCCAGCCACCTGCTGAGGTTGCGAGGGTCTGCTCTGGCTGGGAGGAGGCTCATCCACCGTAAGGCACTGCCTTTCCAGCTGTGGCGTCTATACCATGGGACACTATTTGTACACTTTTCAAACCGCACCCGAAacaggaggaggagccgggagcACTCAGCCCTCTCCCCGATCTTTCTCACCTGCGTCCACTGCTCCCGCTACAGGTTTCTCCTGCATCTTTGATAACTTGGAGTTGCAACCAAGAGAAtgtcaaaataaatgaagagttTGAAATAGAAACCCCGCGGGGTCCTGCCTTCTTCACCTGGGGTGCAGGCCACCCCCTTTGCACCCCCAGACCGTCCGTTTCCAACAGCAGGGGCCACAGCTGaagctccctcctgcccatgcgtTAGcaaaccccccacccccccgttgCCCCCATACACCTTGTTGCCAGTACCCTCCCTCTGCACTGTCCCAGTCAGTCCTTACCGGGGGAGGATTAGCTGTTGGCTGGGAAAGGAGATTTGATTATGGTCGGTCTCATTGCAGGGTGTGGGGGGCAATGGGCATCCACTCAtctccagcctctccctggcGTACCCCTGCCACAGGGCTGCCCTTGCTCTTCTACTTGGCCTTGGGCTTGGCAGTGGGGGcatggccctggcccagctcttctgcctgtctcagctccagccccagtcccagACTACTGTACTGTCCACGTCCCAAAGAAGGGAGGAGGGCGCAGAAGCAGTGGCCAAGACCACAGCCCTGGCACTCCACCACCAGTGGCCTGTGTGGCCAACAcagctctgctgccccaggcgcCATCAGTCCTGTTAACCACATCACAGCAACCCAGACCCCTTGCCTGCCCTGCCTGTCGCTGGGTTTCTATAGGGacttccagaagcttctttcacaatgaaaacttcccagcctggggctggcatggggcccagaagttaagatgcctgtatcctgtatcatGGCCAGGCTccctacttccaattccagcttgctaTTAAGGTActccacaggaggcagcaggtgatggcccaagaatgtgggtccctgtcactcatcggggagacctggctcctggctcccagcttcagcctggcccaatcctggccattgtgggcttcTGGGGGAATGCACTAATGGATTGGGGAAGAGACggctcactttctctccctccctctcaaagcaaaaaataaatgaataaaaataaaccccCAAAAAACTTCTCCCCCAATTTTCTGCTCTCAAGTTCACACATACTGTTCAGAGCTCACCTTTTTTTACCCCCCAAGGGGAAAATATCACCAAGCCATAAACACCTAGGCCTGGGGTCTCCCCGGccagcacagcagccagagcGGCATAACCAGGAGTCCCTCTGTGGCTCTGTGCCCAGACAATTGGCCCATGCTCTTCGGGCCGCAGACACCGACCTGGGCACTTCCTGGTAGCAGTGACAAGGATGGATGGCGCCTCGCCCACCCGCCTCAGTTGGACGCAAGCTGCCCCTCgctctcctccctgcccagccccctctccaCCATGGGTCCCCATCCCAATGGCCACCATCCCTGAACCACCAGTCATCTCTCCCAGTGGGGAGCCAAGTTTCAAAACACCTGGCtcggagccggcgctgtggtgcagcgggttaaagccctggcctgaagcgctggcatcccatatggacgccagttctagtcctggctgctcctcttctgatccagctctctgctgtggcctgggaaagcagtagaagatggaccaagtccttgggcccctgcacccacgtgggagacccggaagaagctcctggctcctggcttcggatcggcgcagctccggccgttgtggccatctgggaagtgaaccagcagatggaagacctctctctctctctctacctctctctctctctctctctctctacctctctctgtaactctttcaaataaataaaatacatctttaaaaaaaaaaaaaaaaacacgtggCTCGAACCTCGGCTCCTGAGCCTTAGGGTCCCTGGGCACTGAGCAGCCCAGCACACAGCTGGTGTGATGAGGACAGAGGTGCTCCTGGCCACACATCCACCCTCGATCTTCTCCCAGCCTGTGCCCAAGCgctctggccacagcagcaaCCTGGTTGTGGTGCTTCGAGGGTAGGGTTGCTAGTCCGATGTCAGCTTGAGCCCCGTCTCCTCTACTTCTTAGGGGACTTTCTGCCACTTGTTGGTCCtggactcagtttccccatctgtaaagtgggcatCAGGATGCCCAGCTGATTCCATCGCGGTGCAGATCCAGTGAGCCGAGCCCCGGCATACGCGGTCACCAGGTCCTCAGGAAGCTTTGCAGATAGatggggctctgggctgggcaTCACTCTCTCTCCAGTCCCACTCGTGCCCAGGCCTTTCCCAAGCCACCTCGCCCTCGCTGCCTCTCCCTATGCTGTCCCTACGCTGGCACCACCTCTCTGCTCACAGCCACCTGTTCACTTGCACCCTCCTCCCCAGTTGCTGTCCCATCAACCTGCGGCTGCCTTGGCCTCACGTTTGCCCCAGCACACAGAATGGATGGAGGGTGAGTTCATTTACCCACTCAGGAGCTCAGCTCCGCGTTTCACTGGCTTCCAAGTTCAAGACCTGGGTGTGAAGGGAGCTAGAGCCCCTGCAGCCTTCCTTGCCAGCCTAGATTCCTGGTCTTGTCCCTCGTGGCTCTGTCAGCTCTGGCTTCCAGCAGTAGGCGGGGACTGtaggtgctggtgggaggggagtttGCAGCTGGTCACCACCCACACCTTCCTAGGGCCAGGAACTCAAGGAGAACCCCCCCGGAGGGCAGGATCAGCCACCCATCCAGCCCATCACCCCTCTAGGACTGGCTCTAAGGGACCCGCTCTCCTCTGCCCTGAGCCCCTGTCCTGGTCTGGCCAGGACCCacagagaagaaatagaaatgatgGCACAGCTGTGGACCCTTCCTTGGAGGCCATGGGGACCCTGTTCCCTGACAAGCTGTCATCACAGGACTCCTCCGGCAGACCTGAACttcttaagaaataaaatcaccCCCCAAACCCCAGCTTTGGCACAGTGCTGGGTGCTCGGGCTCAGGCAAGTGTTTCTGTAATTCTCAGTTGCTTGCGGTATTGATTTGCACTTCAAAAAGAGACAAGGCAGCTTGCAGGTGCAAGGTGACTGGAAGATGGGCGATAAGACTGACCCGGGGCCGCACTCTGCCAGTCCTAGGAAAGGCATCAGGGCAGGATTTGGGCCACTTGCCAAGCACCACCGAACACCAGCACACTTTTGCCTTCCTCTCCATCCTGCACCCTGCCGCAGGTGCCATTGGAACAGGGTCATTGCAGAAGATCATAGGACCTTTGccatcttcctcttcccccttTTCCTAAGGGACCAAAATGGTACTTTTTGTACCCAGGGAGAAATAAAAACTGGATGCCGGCATTGGGGTATAGCaggtagggctgctgcctgctatccagcctgggaaaagcagcagaggatggccccagtgcttggacccctgcacctgcgtgggagactgaggaatcccctggctcctggctttggctaggcccaaaggggagtgaaccagtggaaggaaaatctctctctctgtaactctgccttccaaataatttttttgacaggcagagtggacagtgagagacagagagagacagagagaaaggtcttcctttgccgttggttcaccctccaatggctgctgcggcgggCACgttgtggccggcgtaccgcgctgatccggtggcaggagccaggagccaggtgcttctcctggtctcccatggggtgcagggcccaagcacttgggccatcctccactgcactccctgggcacagcagagagctggcctggaagaggggcaaccaggacagaatccagcaccctgaccgggactagaacccggtgtgccggcactgcaaggcagtggattagcctagtgagctgcggcaccggccccaaataatttttaaaaaattatgaaaatggtTTATAGCATCCTTTATGCGAGGCGGtccaacaagatttttttttgaaaaggctgCTTGAGACAAAATAAGAATATTTGCAGGTAATAGCAGTCTCCCAGCGCTCAGCAGCAAGGGGCATTGCTTACGAAAGCAGCCTGGTGCCTCTACTTGGGTTCAAGCTCCCAGCTGCCTCTGATCTGTACGCGGGACCCAACAGGCTGTGGCTGCAGCCACATTCGCCACTTGATCCCTGAAGATGCAGGCTCGTTTTTGACCCtggctctttttaaatttttctcaaatgTCTACTCTTGTTTCGCGTTTGGGGTTACAGAGGAGCGAAAAGTGAGAACTTCAAATGGCATCTTGGGGAACAAGAGGTTGTAGGACGTTAACAGTGCATCTGAAATACTGATTTGCATTTAAAATCAGGAATCCTAAAAAGCACCTGGCTATATGTCAAAAAGATAAAGTGCGGCTGCCCTGGCATCGGGGCCGCGACCCCGGGGCCACAGCCACAGGCGTGTTCCCGGCCAGGGTGCGGGGGCTCCCGGGccgaggcaggagcccaggatgTTTCGTTCATGATAAAAACGCTTTGTAAAATTCACATTTACAGAATAATAAAGTCAGTTcaaacccaaaaaaaaaaaaaaaaaagataaagtgtcTCATTTTGGGGCCAGATGTTTGGCATAGCATTTAAGATACTCcttgggacgcctgcacccactgcacccatattggggtgcctgctctgagtcctagctctacttccaatcccactaatgtgctaatgtgcaccctgggaggcaacaggtgatggctcgagtagttgggcccctgccacccacatgggagacccagacggagttcNNNNNNNNNNNNNNNNNNNNNNNNNNNNNNNNNNNNNNNNNNNNNNNNNNNNNNNNNNNNNNNNNNNNNNNNNNNNNNNNNNNNNNNNNNNNNNNNNNNNNNNNNNNNNNNNNNNNNNNNNNNNNNNNNNNNNNNNNNNNNNNNNNNNNNNNNNNNNNNNNNNNNNNNNNNNNNNNNNNNNNNNNNNNNNNNNNNNNNNNctctctcttcctttcaaatacatatattttacaaGGTGTTTCATTTTCAGTGGGTATATAAGGGCCTTCTGAGCACCCTAACGTTATATACCATGTGCATGGATTGCTCAGTAATGAGTGTcttacacatacacaaaacatgATCTCCTTTCCTTACAGTAGCTAAGATCTTGGCCTAGTAGCTAAGATCTTCCTTAGTTTCGCTTGATGGAGCCGCTTCTGCATCAAACATCCAGGACCCAGACTGTAACTTCAGGCTACACCATTCTTACTGTCTCTGGTGTAAAATCACAAATTTCCACAATAACTACCTCACAACCCCTCAGTGTGTTCAGTGTATTTAGAGATGTGCCGCCCTCTAGTGGTGAGTTGATGCAACAGGAAAACCACGTTGCTCACCTATGGGTGTTTCCAACGATTAAGGGAATCCCATGTTCTTCGCATTCAGGCTCATCTTCTCTTCTGACTTCCACCCATTTCACTCACCACTCATCAAGATATGCTTAGTTCTCAGAAGTCCTACCTTTCTAACAGGAACAGAACCAGACTTTCAAAGTTGCATTCAGATTTGCTAGAAAACTGTTCTGTAAACCATATCAACAAATCCTGTGGTGTTCGTTGGGTGTAGACAGTGGCCACTGTCTATACTAGGAAAAAGGGAGCCGGTGTCGTTGTGCAGGTTAAAAATGTGGcttgagacgccagcatcccacagtcagagtgccagttcgagaccaggcgagttcacttccaatccagctccctgatactgcgccaggaaggcagctgatgttggcccaaggacgtgggctcctgccacccatgaatgagacctgggtggagttcctggctcctggcttcagcctggccccagtcctggctgtcgcaggcacttggggagtgaaccagcaaacgcaagatctgtctctgcctttcagataaataatcctTAACACGTTCTACCTCCCTACTGACAACAAACAAGAGGAGGGCTGCCTACATTTAGACACGTTCCCAATGACTGGGTTAGGAGCAATTCCCAGAGCTGTGTTTACTGCCCCACTCTTTCTCCCCTACTTAAGTCCCGGCAACCCGGAGCGGCTTGGCTACTCGGCAGCATCTGCACCATACCGCTCCACCGACAGCCACAAACACACCCGCGTCTCCCAGGACTCTTTCTTCAGTTAACTGCTAAACAAGGGCAGTTTTACTTCCCACCATGAATGGCCACATGTCCATTTCCTGGGAACTTAAACCATGAATCAGTCAACTGGGTACAACCTAGCGGTTAAGATAATACTCTCATAtcaggcctggcattgtggcataaagagttaagctgtctcctgcaatgctggcaacccacatgggtgctggttcgagacccagctactccacttccaatccagctctctgacaatgcgctttggaaagcagtggaagatggcccaagtacttgggctgctgcatccacgtgggagacgtgctagaagctcctggtttcgacttggcccagctctggccattgcggccatctggggagtgaaccagcagatggaagatctttcttcctctgtaactctacctttcaaatacataaataaataaatctttaaaaaaagaaaagaaaggtgcccatgccccatgcttcctgacttgtttcttgctgatgcagatcctgggaggcagtggtgatgcctccaagtaattgggctcctgccatccacatgggaggcctaggctaggttcttggctcctgaccccagccccagccatggagggcatctggagagtggaccagcggatgcaGGTTCTCTGTCTCTAGATCACTGCCGCctaagtaacttaaaaaaaaaaatcagtcaactGAGaagtgttaagatttatttttgataataaccaGACAAGTAACTTGAATAAGGCACATTCTTCAACATTTGTAGAAACAAATGCAAAGGCAGTAAGAAAGGGGAACGCACAAACTCTGGCATTAATACCGGCACAGCCCGTTTTTCTCATCAAGTACAAAACAGCAAGATTCAGTTAGGTTCCAAGACTTTGGTCAGAAGGACGCAAATACAGAGCTGACGCATCACCAGCTCCCGCACGTGCCACGCTTGTCCCAGGATAATGTCAGCGCTCACTGTGTTTCTGCTGTTGAACAGATCAAAGTAAAAGTCAAGCAGCTGCAAGCTGTCACAACCCgcgcagaggccggcgctgcccCGCCGGGCACAAGCCGAGAGGGCGGCAGAGGGCGGCTGTGTGCGCCCCACGAACCAGCAGAAGCTTGGGGGCCCCCAGGTGAAACGAGTCCAGATCGCCTTGCTGGTTTCAAACACAGAAATGGCGGCACTACCACCTTCCGTGGTATGGACTCTCTGGCACTCCTCTGCCAGATCCGGGAAACTGACTGGAAGCCTACATCtccagggaagggggtggggtgggggcggggaagaaACTCAAGTCCAAAGGCAGTTCCCCTATTTGTTTCCACGACTCTTAACGCTCAAGAAGTGACTGATGATACTGATATGAAATATAATAAAGGTTGTTCCGAGATAATAATTCAGTGAGTTTAGGAATCACGTGTGGTTATCAAATCCCCACATTTTTCTAAGTCAAAAAAGGAAATTACCCATTACAATACTGAAAGATGAACTAACACACAAAGGGAAATGTAAAgaacttaaaaaatgtaaatagaaaTTAACCCAAGTGTACATTAGGTAATAGATTATAAACATttgtaatttttacaaatatagttttatgttttaaaaataatcattttactcATAAGATGACTCAGAGCTAATTCACTGCTActgaaaatcatttt contains:
- the LOC100349411 gene encoding protein FAM163A gives rise to the protein MTAGTVVITGGVLATVILLCIIAVLCYCRLQYYCCKQSAAEDADEEEEHDLPAHPRGPACNACSSQALDGRGGLAPLLGEPCSQPCGVAASHCATCSPYSSPFYIRTADLVPNGGGGERLSFAPTYYKEGGPPALKLAAPQSYPVTCPGREVFTNPRAISTDV